The genomic segment CGGAAAATCCAACAGTTGCTGCAAACGCAGCCATTGGAAGCCCGGGCCCGGATCCATTTTTCTGCCCGGCGCAATGTGTTCGTGCCCAGCCAGATGGGCGATGGGATAGTGGCGGCGGATATCCCCGCACAGTTGGGCCAGTTGTTGGTATTGCGCGTCTTCGAAGGTGTCGCCTTCCAGACCTTCAAGTTCAATACCGATCGAGTCGTCGTTGCAGTGGGGCCGGCCCCTGTATTGGGACTGTCCGGCATGCCATGCCCGGTCGTCGCAGCTGACAAATTGCCAAAGCGAGCCATCACGGCGGATGTAAAAGTGCGATGAGACTTCCAGCCCTCGGATGCTCTGGAAATAGGGATGGGCATCCCAATCGAGTTGGTTGGTGAACAGGCGCTGCACGCTGTCTCCGCCATATTGTCCGGGAGGCAGACTGATCGAGTGGATCACGATCAGGTCAATGCAGGCCCTTGCTGGCCGTGGCCCGAAATTGGGCGACCTCAGCCGTTGAGCATGTGCATGCCAGCCTTCTTGCCAAGTGGCAGGCGAGGTGTGGTCTGAATCAGGCACCCGCATGAATGCCATCATTTCAGATGGGGTTGCGGTCTTGCGCTGCAGTCCGATGCTCGGTGCTGCAGTAAAGCCCTTTTTGGCCTGACACCGCTTCTTCTTGCGGCAGATGAATCCCGCAATGGGCACAGGTGACCATTTCCGAGGGCGTCGGAGCCTTTGGGGTGGATGGCGGCTTGTCCTGTTTTGCCACTTTGCCGCGCTTGATCGCCCAGATGACCAACAAAACCACCAACAGCAAAAACAGATATTTCATCCCATGCGCCCCAGCAAGACTTCCATGACAAATCGGGAACCTGCATAAGACAGGAGCAACAAACTCGCGCCGATGTAGAGCACCCGCACGGCCCGGCGACCTCGCCAGCCC from the Limnohabitans sp. 2KL-27 genome contains:
- the ampD gene encoding 1,6-anhydro-N-acetylmuramyl-L-alanine amidase AmpD gives rise to the protein MMAFMRVPDSDHTSPATWQEGWHAHAQRLRSPNFGPRPARACIDLIVIHSISLPPGQYGGDSVQRLFTNQLDWDAHPYFQSIRGLEVSSHFYIRRDGSLWQFVSCDDRAWHAGQSQYRGRPHCNDDSIGIELEGLEGDTFEDAQYQQLAQLCGDIRRHYPIAHLAGHEHIAPGRKMDPGPGFQWLRLQQLLDFPPQVFP
- a CDS encoding PP0621 family protein, with the protein product MKYLFLLLVVLLVIWAIKRGKVAKQDKPPSTPKAPTPSEMVTCAHCGIHLPQEEAVSGQKGLYCSTEHRTAAQDRNPI